In Sphingomonas psychrotolerans, the following proteins share a genomic window:
- a CDS encoding 2OG-Fe(II) oxygenase — MTDIDWTAAAEALDTNGWAVLPKLLDPDICERIAVLYDAPEHFRSHVIMARHGFGRGEYRYFAYPLPETVQALRTRLYPPLAAIANRWHLRMGLDRRFPASHAGWLAECHAAGQTRPTPLLLRYGPGDYNCLHQDLYGAHVFPLQLAVLLSAPTRDFAGGEFVLTEQRPRMQSRAAVVPLTQGDAVVFAVNQRPVRGGKGDYRVTMRHGVSAVHIGRRHTLGIIFHDAQ; from the coding sequence ATGACCGATATCGACTGGACCGCCGCCGCAGAGGCACTCGACACCAATGGCTGGGCAGTGCTGCCCAAGCTTCTCGACCCCGACATCTGCGAGCGGATTGCGGTGCTCTACGACGCCCCCGAACATTTCCGCAGCCACGTGATCATGGCGCGCCATGGCTTCGGCCGCGGCGAATATCGCTATTTCGCCTATCCGCTGCCCGAAACCGTGCAGGCGCTCCGGACCCGGCTTTATCCCCCGCTCGCCGCGATCGCCAATCGCTGGCACCTCCGCATGGGGCTCGACCGGCGCTTCCCCGCGTCGCACGCCGGCTGGCTCGCCGAATGCCACGCCGCCGGCCAGACCCGGCCGACGCCGCTGCTGCTGCGCTACGGCCCGGGCGACTATAATTGCCTGCACCAGGATCTGTACGGCGCACACGTCTTCCCGCTCCAGCTCGCGGTGCTGCTCTCGGCGCCGACACGCGATTTCGCGGGCGGTGAGTTCGTCCTCACCGAACAGCGCCCCCGGATGCAGTCGCGCGCCGCGGTGGTGCCGCTGACGCAGGGCGATGCAGTGGTGTTCGCGGTCAATCAGCGGCCGGTGCGCGGCGGCAAGGGTGACTACCGCGTGACGATGCGCCACGGGGTCAGCGCGGTCCATATCGGGCGGCGGCACACGCTGGGAATCATCTTTCACGACGCGCAGTGA
- a CDS encoding chorismate mutase: MPDETLNRFRQSIDNIDAALIHMLAERFKITQAVGAYKATHSLPPADPTREEAQIARLRALAKDADLDPEFSEKFLRFIIDEVIRHHERLRDQI, encoded by the coding sequence ATGCCCGACGAGACGCTCAACCGCTTCCGCCAGAGCATCGACAATATCGATGCCGCACTGATCCACATGCTCGCCGAGCGCTTCAAGATCACGCAGGCGGTCGGTGCCTACAAGGCCACTCACAGCCTGCCTCCGGCCGACCCCACGCGCGAGGAGGCGCAGATCGCCCGGCTGCGCGCGCTGGCCAAGGACGCCGATCTCGATCCCGAATTCTCCGAGAAGTTCCTGCGCTTCATCATCGACGAAGTGATTCGCCACCACGAGCGGCTGCGCGACCAGATATGA
- a CDS encoding phytase — MRGKLGYNFVTAAFLLAGCTPATAPQPVAAPTVASAPTVEVPASGETVAVATQLADAADDPAIWTRAGGLDFAGKHQDGIILGTDKKAGLYVFGLDGQSLQFLPEGLLNNVDLRGDGDGFIAGASDRGRMGVALYRFTGAGQLTPAGFIKSDVIEPYGFCMGRLDGTLIAVLIAKDGAVREYALATGPDGLSGTERRRYAVGSQSEGCTIDDATGTLYIGEELKGVWRYPLRSAAGTRTLVADIGDGRLIADVEGTTLIHDGGRTLLLVSSQGDSAFAVWDVSGASGAERYIGRFRVAAAGGVDAVTGTDGLDAWTGAIGPYRSGLVVVQDDVNEGGAQNFKLVDWAPIRVALGL; from the coding sequence ATGCGGGGAAAGCTCGGCTACAATTTCGTTACGGCGGCATTTCTTTTGGCCGGTTGCACGCCGGCCACAGCCCCGCAGCCGGTCGCGGCACCGACCGTGGCGTCGGCGCCGACCGTCGAGGTGCCGGCTAGCGGCGAGACCGTGGCGGTGGCGACCCAGCTGGCCGACGCTGCCGACGATCCCGCGATCTGGACCCGGGCGGGCGGGCTGGACTTCGCCGGCAAGCATCAGGACGGCATCATCCTCGGCACCGACAAGAAAGCCGGGCTCTATGTCTTCGGGCTCGACGGCCAGTCGCTCCAGTTCCTGCCCGAGGGGCTGCTCAACAATGTCGATTTGCGCGGCGACGGCGACGGCTTCATCGCCGGCGCTTCGGACCGCGGGCGGATGGGCGTGGCGCTCTATCGCTTCACCGGCGCGGGGCAACTGACGCCGGCGGGGTTCATCAAGTCCGACGTGATCGAGCCCTATGGCTTCTGCATGGGCCGGCTGGACGGCACATTGATCGCAGTGTTGATCGCCAAGGACGGAGCGGTGCGCGAATATGCGCTGGCAACCGGGCCGGACGGCCTGAGCGGGACCGAGCGACGGCGCTATGCGGTGGGATCGCAGTCGGAGGGCTGCACGATCGATGATGCGACCGGCACGCTCTATATCGGCGAGGAGTTGAAGGGCGTCTGGCGCTATCCGCTACGCAGTGCAGCAGGCACGCGGACGTTGGTCGCGGACATCGGCGACGGGCGGCTGATCGCCGATGTCGAGGGCACCACGCTGATCCACGACGGCGGACGGACCTTGCTGCTCGTGTCGAGCCAAGGCGACAGCGCCTTTGCCGTCTGGGACGTCAGCGGCGCGTCGGGTGCGGAGCGCTATATCGGGCGCTTTCGGGTTGCCGCGGCAGGCGGAGTCGACGCAGTGACGGGGACCGACGGCCTCGATGCGTGGACCGGGGCGATCGGGCCCTATCGCAGCGGGCTCGTGGTGGTTCAGGACGACGTCAACGAAGGCGGCGCGCAGAACTTCAAACTGGTGGATTGGGCCCCGATACGGGTCGCGCTGGGGCTGTAG
- the polA gene encoding DNA polymerase I, translating into MPHLYLVDGSGYIFRAYHRLPPLTNKHNEPVGAVYGYTTMLWKLVDELNKADGPTHMAVILDKSEHTFRNEMYDQYKAHRPPAPEDLVPQFPMIRDATRAFSLPCIEELGWEADDLIASYTKAALAQGWSVTIVSSDKDLMQLMTDPSVDMLDTMNNRRLGPADTEAKFGVGPEKLGEVLALMGDSVDNVPGVPGVGPKTAAKLILEHGDVEAVLAAAPGMKPGKLRDNLIEHADMARLSRKLVELACDVPLPDPLDELELKGIPDAPLRAFLEHHGFRTLLNRLSAVADAPVHTQEAPGFEEDPPCEHDGYETVVTEADLDRWIAEATHQGWVAVDTETTGLDATRAGMCGISLALAPNKACYIPIAHGGSDMFAEKPVQLDAELALARLKPLLEDPAVLKIGHNLKYDMIMFARRGITVAPYDDTIVMSFDLDAGLHGHGMDELAATHLSHSCIAYKDVVGTGKKQLGFHEVDLRAATRYAAEDADVTLRLWRRFKPRLAYESVTSVYEMVDRPLVSVIAGMERAGVKVDAQVLARLSDEFSKQIASLEGEIHAIAGFKFTIGSPKQLGDVLFDKMGIKGGRKGKSGVYSTDVNELERIAADKDSPGREMVVKVLDWRQLSKLKSTYTDSLQAQINPETGRVHTSYSLTGAQTGRLSSTDPNLQNIPIRTEVGRQIRDAFVAEPGNLILAADYSQIELRLAAHIADVPALRTAFENGDDIHSMTAMELFGEVNRDTRGRAKTINFAILYGISRWGLAGRLDVTADEAQDMINRYFERFPGINSYIVSTLEEVRARGYTTTLFGRKTHFPRIKSSVQHERQGAERAAINAPIQGTSADIIKRAMARMGPALRDAGLPGVRMLMQVHDELVFELPEGDVAAAKPVIERVMATAAEPAIKLTVPLGVEIGVGPSWGAAH; encoded by the coding sequence ATGCCCCATCTCTATCTCGTCGACGGCTCCGGCTATATCTTCCGCGCCTATCACCGGCTGCCCCCGCTCACCAACAAGCACAATGAGCCGGTTGGCGCGGTTTATGGCTATACGACGATGCTGTGGAAGCTCGTTGACGAGCTCAACAAGGCCGACGGCCCCACCCACATGGCGGTGATCCTCGACAAGAGCGAGCACACTTTCCGCAACGAAATGTACGACCAATACAAGGCGCATCGCCCGCCCGCGCCCGAGGATCTGGTTCCGCAGTTCCCGATGATACGCGACGCCACCCGCGCTTTCTCGCTGCCGTGCATCGAGGAACTGGGCTGGGAGGCGGACGACCTGATTGCCTCCTACACCAAGGCCGCGCTGGCGCAGGGCTGGTCGGTCACCATCGTCAGCTCGGACAAGGATCTGATGCAGCTGATGACCGATCCGTCGGTCGACATGCTCGATACGATGAACAATCGCCGGCTCGGGCCTGCGGACACCGAGGCGAAGTTCGGCGTCGGCCCCGAAAAGCTCGGCGAAGTGCTCGCGTTGATGGGCGACAGCGTCGACAATGTCCCCGGCGTACCCGGGGTGGGGCCGAAGACCGCGGCCAAGCTGATCCTCGAGCATGGCGATGTCGAAGCGGTGCTCGCCGCCGCGCCAGGGATGAAGCCGGGCAAGTTGCGCGACAATCTGATCGAGCATGCCGATATGGCGCGGCTTTCGCGCAAACTGGTCGAGCTGGCCTGTGACGTGCCTTTGCCCGATCCGCTCGACGAGCTCGAACTCAAGGGCATTCCCGACGCGCCGCTGCGCGCGTTCCTCGAGCATCACGGTTTCCGCACTCTGCTCAATCGCCTCTCGGCCGTGGCCGATGCCCCGGTCCACACGCAGGAAGCGCCTGGCTTCGAGGAGGACCCCCCCTGCGAGCATGACGGCTATGAGACCGTCGTTACCGAGGCGGATCTCGACCGCTGGATCGCCGAGGCCACGCACCAAGGCTGGGTCGCCGTGGATACCGAGACCACCGGGCTCGACGCGACGCGCGCGGGAATGTGCGGGATCAGCCTCGCGCTGGCCCCGAACAAGGCGTGCTATATCCCGATCGCGCATGGCGGCAGCGACATGTTCGCCGAGAAGCCGGTCCAGCTCGATGCCGAGCTGGCACTGGCCAGGCTCAAGCCGCTGCTCGAGGACCCGGCGGTGCTCAAGATCGGGCACAATCTGAAGTACGACATGATCATGTTCGCGCGCCGCGGGATCACCGTCGCGCCCTATGACGACACGATCGTGATGAGCTTCGATCTCGACGCCGGGCTCCACGGCCACGGCATGGACGAGCTCGCCGCGACGCATCTCTCGCACAGCTGCATCGCGTACAAGGACGTGGTCGGGACGGGCAAGAAGCAGCTCGGCTTCCACGAAGTCGATCTGCGCGCGGCGACACGCTACGCCGCCGAGGATGCCGACGTCACGCTGCGGCTGTGGCGGCGGTTCAAGCCGCGGCTGGCCTATGAGAGCGTGACCAGCGTCTATGAAATGGTGGACCGGCCGCTGGTCTCGGTGATCGCGGGGATGGAGCGGGCAGGGGTCAAGGTCGACGCGCAAGTGCTGGCCCGCCTCTCGGACGAATTCTCGAAGCAGATCGCCAGCCTCGAAGGCGAAATCCACGCCATCGCCGGGTTCAAGTTCACCATCGGCAGCCCCAAGCAATTAGGGGACGTGCTGTTCGACAAGATGGGGATCAAGGGCGGCCGCAAGGGCAAGTCCGGAGTCTATTCGACCGACGTCAACGAGCTCGAGCGGATCGCCGCGGACAAGGATTCGCCGGGCCGCGAAATGGTGGTCAAGGTGCTCGACTGGCGCCAGCTGTCCAAGCTCAAATCGACCTATACCGATTCGCTGCAGGCGCAGATCAATCCGGAAACGGGGCGCGTCCACACCAGCTATTCGCTGACCGGCGCGCAAACCGGGCGGCTCTCTTCGACCGATCCCAATCTCCAGAACATTCCGATCCGCACCGAAGTGGGCAGACAAATCCGGGACGCATTCGTCGCCGAACCCGGCAATTTGATCCTCGCCGCCGATTATTCGCAGATCGAATTGCGCCTCGCCGCGCACATCGCGGACGTGCCGGCGCTGCGCACGGCGTTCGAAAATGGCGACGACATCCATTCGATGACTGCGATGGAGCTGTTCGGCGAAGTCAATCGCGACACCCGCGGGCGCGCCAAGACGATCAACTTCGCGATCCTCTACGGCATCTCGCGCTGGGGACTCGCCGGCCGGCTCGACGTCACCGCCGATGAGGCGCAGGACATGATCAACCGCTATTTCGAGCGTTTCCCGGGGATCAATTCCTATATCGTCTCGACGCTCGAGGAGGTCCGCGCCAGGGGCTACACCACGACCTTGTTCGGCCGGAAGACGCATTTCCCGCGGATCAAATCGAGCGTCCAGCACGAACGGCAGGGCGCAGAGCGCGCCGCGATCAACGCCCCGATCCAGGGCACCAGCGCCGACATCATCAAGCGGGCGATGGCGCGGATGGGGCCGGCATTGCGTGACGCCGGGCTGCCGGGCGTCCGGATGCTGATGCAGGTGCACGACGAACTCGTCTTCGAGCTGCCCGAGGGCGATGTGGCGGCGGCGAAGCCGGTGATCGAGCGGGTGATGGCCACTGCCGCCGAACCGGCGATCAAGCTCACCGTCCCGCTCGGCGTCGAGATCGGGGTTGGGCCGAGCTGGGGCGCGGCGCATTGA
- a CDS encoding TonB-dependent receptor plug domain-containing protein — MIVSHLLRGSALAALASLLAAAPAHAQDSGQPVAEAQPEAEQRANEILVTGEIFFRNRTADTNPVLSYDLEYFQKFEPVSVGEMLKRVPGATFTSDVLEYDQVQFRGLPGGFTNVLINGRRAPGGESDGSFFVDRIPAELVERIEIVRAPRPDQPSDGIAGTLNVVTKEAASFEGGFLKAGALLNTRDGVIRPSGALAYAGKIDAATDYWVALNYQKRRNPKKKVSYRFDDEATTDDKRFPGDPAQSNYVTDPEFNNFEAQSDTRDGTDFSGNAEITREFASGGRIRLNGLFVDTDRKETEVSQTYDGADLDYEELATQVEDINQRTWSVGADLRLPLGGFELGVAAGWNAYKENTDAVEISEEFPDPAETDESSIDIDDKEWTGTIYGAFGPDGGVKVKIGSDLLFKTRDGLNDGTFLSGSFRIREDRYSPYVRLSYEAGPLSIDGGVRYEITRRKIAAESLPGAVSYDDELLNPSLSLRYAAGAGQFRASVARTIRRPDYDLLSPVTDEGPGDDDVTTGNPSLRNQRAWGVDVGYEHRIGGSGIAGVNFFYRDISDLIELVSLGENPDNDDGRAFIPQNVGDGKAWGVEFDLSAPLTLFGMPDTGIFANYTYLDSETTDPFTGEKRRFNNQPRHVYNLGVIHNLRSAGVSFGTTISGRSAATESNFDETVRLRYDPDLEAFVEKRFGQNFVVRLSAQNLLDRVKYEDFRKYDGDSLEEILENRAAGDLDEYEIEREHSGPLVQLTLRAAF, encoded by the coding sequence ATGATTGTTTCGCACCTGTTGCGCGGGTCGGCGCTGGCGGCGCTCGCAAGCCTGCTCGCCGCCGCGCCGGCGCACGCCCAGGACAGTGGCCAGCCGGTCGCCGAGGCGCAGCCCGAAGCCGAGCAGCGCGCCAACGAGATCCTCGTCACCGGCGAGATCTTCTTCCGCAATCGCACCGCCGACACCAATCCGGTGCTCTCCTATGATCTCGAATATTTCCAGAAGTTCGAGCCGGTGTCGGTCGGCGAGATGCTCAAGCGGGTCCCCGGCGCGACCTTCACGTCCGACGTGCTCGAATATGACCAGGTCCAGTTCCGCGGCCTGCCCGGCGGCTTCACCAACGTGTTGATCAACGGCCGCCGCGCGCCGGGCGGCGAGAGCGACGGCAGCTTTTTCGTCGATCGCATCCCCGCCGAACTGGTCGAGCGGATCGAGATCGTCCGCGCGCCGCGCCCCGATCAACCGAGCGACGGCATCGCCGGGACGCTCAACGTGGTCACCAAGGAAGCGGCGTCGTTCGAGGGGGGCTTCCTCAAGGCGGGCGCTTTGCTAAACACCCGCGACGGCGTGATCCGCCCCAGCGGCGCGCTGGCCTATGCCGGCAAGATCGATGCGGCGACCGATTACTGGGTGGCGCTCAACTATCAGAAGCGCCGCAATCCAAAGAAGAAGGTCTCGTACCGCTTCGACGATGAGGCGACCACGGACGACAAGCGCTTCCCCGGCGATCCCGCGCAGAGCAATTACGTCACCGATCCCGAGTTCAACAATTTCGAGGCGCAGAGCGACACGCGCGACGGCACCGATTTCTCGGGCAATGCCGAGATCACGCGTGAATTCGCCAGCGGCGGCCGTATCCGGTTGAACGGCCTGTTCGTCGATACCGACCGTAAGGAAACCGAAGTCTCGCAGACCTATGATGGCGCGGACCTCGACTATGAGGAACTCGCTACGCAGGTCGAGGACATCAACCAGCGGACCTGGTCGGTCGGCGCCGATCTGCGCCTGCCGCTCGGCGGGTTCGAGCTCGGAGTGGCGGCGGGCTGGAATGCCTACAAGGAAAACACCGATGCAGTCGAAATCAGCGAGGAATTTCCCGACCCCGCCGAAACCGACGAGTCGAGCATCGACATCGACGACAAGGAATGGACCGGCACGATCTACGGCGCGTTCGGCCCGGACGGTGGGGTCAAGGTCAAGATCGGCTCGGACCTGCTGTTCAAGACGCGCGACGGCCTCAACGACGGCACCTTCCTCAGCGGCAGTTTCCGCATCCGGGAAGACCGCTATTCGCCTTATGTCCGTCTGAGCTACGAAGCCGGTCCGCTCAGCATCGACGGCGGCGTGCGCTACGAGATCACGCGCCGGAAAATTGCCGCGGAATCGCTTCCGGGCGCGGTTTCCTATGACGACGAATTGCTCAACCCCTCGCTTAGCCTGCGCTATGCGGCGGGTGCAGGGCAGTTCCGCGCCTCCGTCGCACGCACCATCCGCCGGCCCGACTACGACCTGCTCTCACCGGTCACCGACGAGGGTCCGGGCGACGACGACGTCACCACCGGCAACCCGTCGCTCCGCAACCAGCGCGCATGGGGCGTCGATGTCGGCTACGAGCATCGCATCGGCGGCAGCGGCATCGCCGGGGTCAATTTCTTCTATCGCGACATCAGCGACCTGATCGAGCTGGTCTCGCTTGGCGAAAATCCCGACAATGACGATGGCCGCGCGTTCATCCCGCAGAATGTCGGCGACGGCAAGGCATGGGGCGTCGAGTTCGATCTGTCGGCGCCGCTGACGCTGTTCGGCATGCCCGACACCGGCATATTCGCGAACTACACCTATCTCGACAGCGAGACGACCGACCCCTTCACCGGGGAGAAGCGCCGGTTCAACAACCAGCCGCGTCACGTCTACAATCTCGGCGTCATCCACAATCTGCGCAGCGCCGGGGTGAGCTTCGGCACGACGATCTCGGGGCGCAGCGCGGCCACCGAGAGCAATTTCGATGAGACCGTGCGGCTGCGCTACGATCCCGATCTCGAAGCGTTCGTCGAAAAGCGCTTCGGGCAGAATTTCGTCGTCCGCCTTTCGGCGCAGAATCTGCTCGATCGCGTGAAGTACGAGGATTTCCGCAAATATGACGGCGATTCGCTCGAGGAGATCCTCGAGAACCGCGCCGCCGGCGATCTCGACGAATATGAAATCGAGCGCGAGCATTCGGGCCCGCTGGTCCAGCTGACGCTGCGCGCCGCCTTCTGA
- a CDS encoding polyprenyl synthetase family protein, with amino-acid sequence MSATIHRLGQKPEPSLEPMLQLVAHDLNLVNAVILDRMQSDIPLIPELAGHLIAGGGKRMRPMLTLASTRLLGYSGARHHKLAAAVEFIHTATLLHDDVVDSSDLRRGKRTANIIWGNPASVLVGDFLFSRSFELMVEDGSLKVLKILSNASAVIAEGEVNQLTAVRRLDISEERYLDIIGAKTAALFAAACRIAAVVAERSEAEETALDTYGRNLGIAFQLVDDAIDYVSDASTMGKDAGDDFREGKMTLPVILAYARGDEAARGFWKEAISGRRVTDADFAEAISLVRASRAVDDTLARARHYGQRAIDALGGFAPGAAKDAMVEAVEFAVARAY; translated from the coding sequence ATGAGCGCTACCATCCATCGCCTGGGGCAAAAACCCGAGCCGTCGCTGGAACCGATGCTGCAACTGGTGGCGCACGACCTCAATCTGGTGAACGCGGTCATCCTCGATCGCATGCAGTCGGATATTCCGCTGATCCCCGAGCTCGCGGGGCATCTGATCGCGGGCGGCGGAAAGAGGATGCGGCCGATGCTGACGCTGGCGAGCACGCGGCTGCTCGGCTATTCCGGAGCGCGGCACCACAAGCTCGCTGCGGCGGTCGAGTTCATCCACACCGCCACCCTGCTGCACGACGATGTGGTCGATTCGTCGGACCTGCGGCGCGGCAAACGGACCGCCAACATCATCTGGGGCAATCCGGCGAGCGTGCTGGTCGGCGATTTCCTGTTCTCGCGCAGTTTCGAGCTGATGGTCGAGGACGGCAGCCTCAAGGTGCTCAAGATCCTGTCGAACGCCAGCGCGGTGATCGCCGAGGGCGAGGTCAACCAGCTTACTGCGGTGCGCCGGCTCGACATCTCCGAAGAGCGCTATCTCGACATCATCGGCGCGAAGACCGCGGCATTGTTCGCCGCCGCGTGCCGGATCGCCGCGGTGGTCGCCGAGCGTTCGGAGGCGGAAGAGACCGCGCTCGACACTTATGGCCGCAATCTCGGCATCGCCTTCCAATTGGTCGACGATGCGATCGATTATGTCTCGGACGCCTCGACGATGGGCAAGGATGCCGGCGACGATTTCCGCGAGGGCAAGATGACCCTGCCGGTGATCCTCGCTTATGCGCGCGGCGACGAGGCGGCGCGGGGCTTCTGGAAGGAAGCCATCTCCGGCCGCCGGGTCACCGACGCCGATTTCGCCGAGGCGATTTCGCTGGTCCGCGCCAGCCGCGCGGTAGACGATACGCTCGCCCGCGCCCGCCATTACGGCCAGCGCGCGATCGACGCGCTCGGCGGGTTCGCGCCGGGTGCGGCGAAGGACGCAATGGTCGAAGCCGTCGAATTCGCGGTCGCCCGCGCTTACTGA
- a CDS encoding lipopolysaccharide biosynthesis protein, which yields MSEAASTDDINALAKGGRTNILGFLLRLAARLPFLFIAGRAYGPDIVGRYAIAVLVIEVAALLATLGLKRGLAQALASTERPHAHVVWDAVLVALIASAIASAVLIAFPQAMYPNSQVMGLERLLPLVVFAVAVSDVTLAALAYRHNIRASVTARAIVEPWTISIAAWGFSYVSSRDGLMYAYVLSMLAALAASVLPFVREYGVPRGWHPRVSDIVTLARRNAPLAGADAIEWGTRNVDRFILALLFSPAVVGIYYMAQQVASIPQRLKSSFDPILAPVVTHSLAENDRKSVAKQVRQVGFWIVSAQAACLVVFGIPAEGVMGLIGPEFVVGAGAMCILLVAEVLASTGAVCETGLIYVARHRNLVISLAVLLLQIALSFAFVVFARAQGWSEPVQAAGPAAALAVSLTIGSAAKAIMLRHMLGAPVVSIRPSFFVAIGAAALVGAAFMSLPHHYEWAELSLGMPAILVTFLFVMIKFGFGPEDRSLFRKTPADEATLPAEEKL from the coding sequence TTGAGCGAAGCCGCGTCCACCGACGACATCAACGCCCTCGCCAAGGGCGGCCGGACCAACATCCTCGGCTTCCTGCTGCGGCTCGCTGCGCGGCTGCCGTTCCTGTTCATCGCCGGGCGCGCTTATGGCCCCGACATCGTCGGGCGCTACGCGATCGCAGTGCTGGTGATCGAAGTCGCGGCGCTGCTTGCCACGCTCGGGCTCAAGCGCGGGCTGGCACAGGCTCTGGCCTCGACCGAACGACCACATGCGCATGTCGTATGGGATGCAGTGCTGGTCGCACTGATCGCCTCGGCGATCGCCAGCGCGGTGCTGATCGCCTTCCCCCAGGCGATGTATCCCAACAGCCAGGTCATGGGTCTCGAGCGGCTGCTGCCGCTCGTCGTATTCGCGGTGGCGGTTTCCGACGTCACGCTCGCCGCGCTCGCTTATCGCCACAATATCCGCGCCTCGGTGACCGCGCGTGCGATCGTTGAGCCGTGGACGATCAGCATCGCGGCGTGGGGCTTCTCCTATGTCTCGTCGCGCGACGGGCTGATGTACGCTTATGTGCTGTCGATGCTCGCCGCGCTCGCCGCGTCGGTACTACCCTTTGTTCGCGAATATGGCGTGCCGCGGGGCTGGCATCCGCGGGTGTCCGATATCGTCACGCTGGCGCGTCGCAACGCCCCGCTCGCCGGGGCCGACGCGATCGAATGGGGCACCCGCAACGTCGATCGCTTCATCCTCGCCTTGCTGTTCAGCCCGGCGGTGGTCGGCATTTATTACATGGCGCAGCAGGTCGCCTCGATCCCGCAGCGGCTGAAGTCCAGCTTCGATCCGATCCTCGCGCCCGTGGTCACCCACAGCCTCGCTGAAAATGACCGCAAGTCGGTCGCCAAACAGGTTCGCCAGGTCGGCTTCTGGATCGTCAGCGCGCAGGCCGCGTGCCTCGTCGTCTTCGGGATTCCCGCCGAGGGCGTGATGGGGCTGATCGGCCCGGAATTCGTCGTCGGCGCAGGCGCGATGTGCATCCTGCTCGTCGCCGAAGTGCTCGCCTCGACCGGCGCGGTATGCGAGACGGGCCTGATCTATGTCGCGCGTCACCGCAATCTGGTGATCTCGCTCGCGGTGCTGCTGCTCCAGATCGCGTTGAGCTTCGCCTTCGTCGTTTTCGCGCGGGCGCAGGGCTGGTCCGAGCCGGTGCAGGCGGCCGGCCCGGCGGCGGCGCTCGCCGTGTCGCTGACGATCGGCTCGGCGGCCAAGGCGATCATGCTGCGGCACATGCTCGGCGCGCCGGTGGTCAGCATCCGGCCGAGCTTCTTCGTCGCGATCGGCGCGGCGGCTTTGGTCGGCGCGGCGTTCATGTCGCTGCCGCACCATTATGAATGGGCCGAGCTGAGCCTCGGCATGCCGGCCATCCTCGTCACCTTCCTGTTCGTGATGATCAAGTTCGGCTTCGGGCCGGAGGACCGGTCACTGTTTCGCAAAACGCCTGCAGACGAAGCGACGCTGCCTGCCGAGGAGAAGCTTTAG